Proteins encoded together in one Columba livia isolate bColLiv1 breed racing homer chromosome 3, bColLiv1.pat.W.v2, whole genome shotgun sequence window:
- the RTN4IP1 gene encoding reticulon-4-interacting protein 1, mitochondrial isoform X4 — MLSRGTVGGRTLCGAARAGVQPPFRGLRASPRARSAMPSWVIDRYGRNDVLRFTRDMVFPTIDFPNEVIIKVHAASLNPIDLSMRSGYGATALNMKRDPLKLKSAETEFPLTLGRDVSGVVMECGLSVSYFKPGDEVWAAIPPWKQGTLSEFVVANGNEVSFKPKCLSHVEAASLPYVGLTAWSAVNQVGGLNRNNCSGKRVLILGASGGVGTFAVQLVKAWGAHVTAVCSHDASKLMKKLGADDVIDYKSGNLEEQLKSLPLFDFILDNVGGSTEKWALDLLKKWSGATYVTLVTPFLINMDKLGVADGMLQTGVTVGSKTVKHLFKGVHYRWAFFMPSGPSLDEIAELVDSGKSLEKSN, encoded by the exons atGCTGTCGCGGGGGACGGTGGGCGGGAGGACGCTGTGTGGGGCGGCACGGGCGGGGGTGCAGCCGCCTTTCCGCGGGCTCCGCGCCTCCCCGCGGGCGCGGTCTGCCATGCCCTCCTGGGTCATAGACAGGTACGGCCGCAACGATGTGCTGCGCTTCACCAGGGACATGGTGTTCCCCACCATAGACTTCCCCAACGAGGTCATCATTAAGGTTCACGCCGCCAGCCTGAACCCCATCGACCTCAGCATGAGAA GCGGTTATGGTGCAACTGCATTAAATATGAAGCGGGATCCCCTGAAACTCAAAAGTGCAGAAACTGAATTTCCACTAACACTTGGACGAGATGTCTCTGGTGTTGTTATGGAATGTGGACTGAGTGTGTCTTATTTCAAACCTGGAGATGAG gTGTGGGCAGCAATTCCTCCATGGAAACAGGGCACTCTGTCAGAGTTTGTGGTAGCTAATGGAAATGAG GTGTCTTTTAAGCCCAAGTGTCTCAGTCACGTAGAAGCTGCCTCCTTACCGTATGTAGGTCTCACAGCCTGGTCTGCAGTGAACCAAGTTGGAGGACTGAACCGAAATAATTGCAGTGGGAAAAG agtATTAATATTAGGAGCTTCAGGAGGAGTTGGTACGTTTGCTGTACAG CTAGTGAAGGCCTGGGGTGCTCACGTGACAGCAGTTTGTTCTCACGATGCCAGCAAACTGATGAAAAAGCTTGGAGCTGATGATGTGATTGATTACAAATCTGGAAATCTGGAAGAGCAACTTAAATCATTACCCTT ATTTGATTTCATCCTAGATAATGTCGGTGGATCCACTGAGAAGTGGGCTCTAGATCTCCTGAAGAAATGGTCAGGAGCAACGTATGTTACCTTAGTGACACCTTTCCTGATCAATATGGACAAACTTGGAGTGGCTGATGGCATGTTACAAACAGGAGTCACTGTTGGTTCCAAAACTGTAAAG CATCTCTTTAAAGGAGTCCATTATCGATGGGCATTTTTTATGCCAAGTGGCCCAAGTTTGGATGAAATAGCAGAACTAGTTGATTCTGGAAAG AGTTTGGAGAAGAGTAACTAA
- the RTN4IP1 gene encoding reticulon-4-interacting protein 1, mitochondrial isoform X2: MLSRGTVGGRTLCGAARAGVQPPFRGLRASPRARSAMPSWVIDRYGRNDVLRFTRDMVFPTIDFPNEVIIKVHAASLNPIDLSMRSGYGATALNMKRDPLKLKSAETEFPLTLGRDVSGVVMECGLSVSYFKPGDEVWAAIPPWKQGTLSEFVVANGNEVSFKPKCLSHVEAASLPYVGLTAWSAVNQVGGLNRNNCSGKRVLILGASGGVGTFAVQLVKAWGAHVTAVCSHDASKLMKKLGADDVIDYKSGNLEEQLKSLPLFDFILDNVGGSTEKWALDLLKKWSGATYVTLVTPFLINMDKLGVADGMLQTGVTVGSKTVKHLFKGVHYRWAFFMPSGPSLDEIAELVDSGKAFGRELSCTQYPLMCFWMEMHIL, from the exons atGCTGTCGCGGGGGACGGTGGGCGGGAGGACGCTGTGTGGGGCGGCACGGGCGGGGGTGCAGCCGCCTTTCCGCGGGCTCCGCGCCTCCCCGCGGGCGCGGTCTGCCATGCCCTCCTGGGTCATAGACAGGTACGGCCGCAACGATGTGCTGCGCTTCACCAGGGACATGGTGTTCCCCACCATAGACTTCCCCAACGAGGTCATCATTAAGGTTCACGCCGCCAGCCTGAACCCCATCGACCTCAGCATGAGAA GCGGTTATGGTGCAACTGCATTAAATATGAAGCGGGATCCCCTGAAACTCAAAAGTGCAGAAACTGAATTTCCACTAACACTTGGACGAGATGTCTCTGGTGTTGTTATGGAATGTGGACTGAGTGTGTCTTATTTCAAACCTGGAGATGAG gTGTGGGCAGCAATTCCTCCATGGAAACAGGGCACTCTGTCAGAGTTTGTGGTAGCTAATGGAAATGAG GTGTCTTTTAAGCCCAAGTGTCTCAGTCACGTAGAAGCTGCCTCCTTACCGTATGTAGGTCTCACAGCCTGGTCTGCAGTGAACCAAGTTGGAGGACTGAACCGAAATAATTGCAGTGGGAAAAG agtATTAATATTAGGAGCTTCAGGAGGAGTTGGTACGTTTGCTGTACAG CTAGTGAAGGCCTGGGGTGCTCACGTGACAGCAGTTTGTTCTCACGATGCCAGCAAACTGATGAAAAAGCTTGGAGCTGATGATGTGATTGATTACAAATCTGGAAATCTGGAAGAGCAACTTAAATCATTACCCTT ATTTGATTTCATCCTAGATAATGTCGGTGGATCCACTGAGAAGTGGGCTCTAGATCTCCTGAAGAAATGGTCAGGAGCAACGTATGTTACCTTAGTGACACCTTTCCTGATCAATATGGACAAACTTGGAGTGGCTGATGGCATGTTACAAACAGGAGTCACTGTTGGTTCCAAAACTGTAAAG CATCTCTTTAAAGGAGTCCATTATCGATGGGCATTTTTTATGCCAAGTGGCCCAAGTTTGGATGAAATAGCAGAACTAGTTGATTCTGGAAAG
- the RTN4IP1 gene encoding reticulon-4-interacting protein 1, mitochondrial isoform X1 translates to MLSRGTVGGRTLCGAARAGVQPPFRGLRASPRARSAMPSWVIDRYGRNDVLRFTRDMVFPTIDFPNEVIIKVHAASLNPIDLSMRSGYGATALNMKRDPLKLKSAETEFPLTLGRDVSGVVMECGLSVSYFKPGDEVWAAIPPWKQGTLSEFVVANGNEVSFKPKCLSHVEAASLPYVGLTAWSAVNQVGGLNRNNCSGKRVLILGASGGVGTFAVQLVKAWGAHVTAVCSHDASKLMKKLGADDVIDYKSGNLEEQLKSLPLFDFILDNVGGSTEKWALDLLKKWSGATYVTLVTPFLINMDKLGVADGMLQTGVTVGSKTVKHLFKGVHYRWAFFMPSGPSLDEIAELVDSGKIQPVIDQVFSFSEVPKAFLKLEGGHARGKTVIDVISKK, encoded by the exons atGCTGTCGCGGGGGACGGTGGGCGGGAGGACGCTGTGTGGGGCGGCACGGGCGGGGGTGCAGCCGCCTTTCCGCGGGCTCCGCGCCTCCCCGCGGGCGCGGTCTGCCATGCCCTCCTGGGTCATAGACAGGTACGGCCGCAACGATGTGCTGCGCTTCACCAGGGACATGGTGTTCCCCACCATAGACTTCCCCAACGAGGTCATCATTAAGGTTCACGCCGCCAGCCTGAACCCCATCGACCTCAGCATGAGAA GCGGTTATGGTGCAACTGCATTAAATATGAAGCGGGATCCCCTGAAACTCAAAAGTGCAGAAACTGAATTTCCACTAACACTTGGACGAGATGTCTCTGGTGTTGTTATGGAATGTGGACTGAGTGTGTCTTATTTCAAACCTGGAGATGAG gTGTGGGCAGCAATTCCTCCATGGAAACAGGGCACTCTGTCAGAGTTTGTGGTAGCTAATGGAAATGAG GTGTCTTTTAAGCCCAAGTGTCTCAGTCACGTAGAAGCTGCCTCCTTACCGTATGTAGGTCTCACAGCCTGGTCTGCAGTGAACCAAGTTGGAGGACTGAACCGAAATAATTGCAGTGGGAAAAG agtATTAATATTAGGAGCTTCAGGAGGAGTTGGTACGTTTGCTGTACAG CTAGTGAAGGCCTGGGGTGCTCACGTGACAGCAGTTTGTTCTCACGATGCCAGCAAACTGATGAAAAAGCTTGGAGCTGATGATGTGATTGATTACAAATCTGGAAATCTGGAAGAGCAACTTAAATCATTACCCTT ATTTGATTTCATCCTAGATAATGTCGGTGGATCCACTGAGAAGTGGGCTCTAGATCTCCTGAAGAAATGGTCAGGAGCAACGTATGTTACCTTAGTGACACCTTTCCTGATCAATATGGACAAACTTGGAGTGGCTGATGGCATGTTACAAACAGGAGTCACTGTTGGTTCCAAAACTGTAAAG CATCTCTTTAAAGGAGTCCATTATCGATGGGCATTTTTTATGCCAAGTGGCCCAAGTTTGGATGAAATAGCAGAACTAGTTGATTCTGGAAAG
- the RTN4IP1 gene encoding reticulon-4-interacting protein 1, mitochondrial isoform X5, whose protein sequence is MLSRGTVGGRTLCGAARAGVQPPFRGLRASPRARSAMPSWVIDRYGRNDVLRFTRDMVFPTIDFPNEVIIKVHAASLNPIDLSMRSGYGATALNMKRDPLKLKSAETEFPLTLGRDVSGVVMECGLSVSYFKPGDEVWAAIPPWKQGTLSEFVVANGNEVSFKPKCLSHVEAASLPYVGLTAWSAVNQVGGLNRNNCSGKRVLILGASGGVGTFAVQLVKAWGAHVTAVCSHDASKLMKKLGADDVIDYKSGNLEEQLKSLPLFDFILDNVGGSTEKWALDLLKKWSGATYVTLVTPFLINMDKLGVADGMLQTGVTVGSKTVKHLFKGVHYRWAFFMPSGPSLDEIAELVDSGKLLL, encoded by the exons atGCTGTCGCGGGGGACGGTGGGCGGGAGGACGCTGTGTGGGGCGGCACGGGCGGGGGTGCAGCCGCCTTTCCGCGGGCTCCGCGCCTCCCCGCGGGCGCGGTCTGCCATGCCCTCCTGGGTCATAGACAGGTACGGCCGCAACGATGTGCTGCGCTTCACCAGGGACATGGTGTTCCCCACCATAGACTTCCCCAACGAGGTCATCATTAAGGTTCACGCCGCCAGCCTGAACCCCATCGACCTCAGCATGAGAA GCGGTTATGGTGCAACTGCATTAAATATGAAGCGGGATCCCCTGAAACTCAAAAGTGCAGAAACTGAATTTCCACTAACACTTGGACGAGATGTCTCTGGTGTTGTTATGGAATGTGGACTGAGTGTGTCTTATTTCAAACCTGGAGATGAG gTGTGGGCAGCAATTCCTCCATGGAAACAGGGCACTCTGTCAGAGTTTGTGGTAGCTAATGGAAATGAG GTGTCTTTTAAGCCCAAGTGTCTCAGTCACGTAGAAGCTGCCTCCTTACCGTATGTAGGTCTCACAGCCTGGTCTGCAGTGAACCAAGTTGGAGGACTGAACCGAAATAATTGCAGTGGGAAAAG agtATTAATATTAGGAGCTTCAGGAGGAGTTGGTACGTTTGCTGTACAG CTAGTGAAGGCCTGGGGTGCTCACGTGACAGCAGTTTGTTCTCACGATGCCAGCAAACTGATGAAAAAGCTTGGAGCTGATGATGTGATTGATTACAAATCTGGAAATCTGGAAGAGCAACTTAAATCATTACCCTT ATTTGATTTCATCCTAGATAATGTCGGTGGATCCACTGAGAAGTGGGCTCTAGATCTCCTGAAGAAATGGTCAGGAGCAACGTATGTTACCTTAGTGACACCTTTCCTGATCAATATGGACAAACTTGGAGTGGCTGATGGCATGTTACAAACAGGAGTCACTGTTGGTTCCAAAACTGTAAAG CATCTCTTTAAAGGAGTCCATTATCGATGGGCATTTTTTATGCCAAGTGGCCCAAGTTTGGATGAAATAGCAGAACTAGTTGATTCTGGAAAG